A single Thunnus thynnus chromosome 6, fThuThy2.1, whole genome shotgun sequence DNA region contains:
- the LOC137185284 gene encoding tyrosine-protein phosphatase non-receptor type 7-like: protein MFRHAVTELRFTDYLCSERRCVRHYWFTSWPDHHIPQCTAPLLRLVEEVEMYSKSLLPPSSQPITAPMPGSGPIIVHCSAGIGRTGCFIASSIGSQQLRETGQVDILETVCQLRLDRGGMIQTTEQYQFLYTTLAQYSSQLQHNQVFQLIPGFPVIQTFRKTSSNLSYGIKDFVYKYWLAFDALNRRPDGSSSVSECSCVV from the exons ATGTTCAGACATGCAGTCACTGAGCTGAGATTCACTGATTAT ctgtgttCAGAGCGTCGTTGCGTCAGACACTACTGGTTCACCTCTTGGCCTGACCACCACATCCCACAATGCACCGCTCCTCTGCTGAGactggtggaggaggtggagatgtATAGCAAGTCCCTCCTACCACCCagctctcagccaatcacagccccCATGCCTGGTTCCGGACCAATCATCGTCCACTGCAG tgCAGGTATAGGGAGGACAGGTTGTTTTATAGCCAGCAGTATTGGCTCTcagcagctcagagaaactGGTCAGGTCGACATCTTGGAGACAGTTTGTCAGCTTCGACTCGATAg GGGTGGTATGATCCAAACCACGGAGCAGTACCAGTTCCTGTACACCACTCTGGCCCAGTACAGCTCCCAGCTACAACACAACCAGGTATTCCAACTCATACCTGGTTTCCCAGTCATACAGACATTTAGGAAGACGTCTTCTAACTTATCTTAT GGAATAAAAGACTTTGTGTATAAGTACTGGTTGGCCTTTGATGCCCTGAATCGACGGCCAGATGGGAGCAGCTCAGTCTCTGAGTGTAGTTGTGTAGTGTAG